ACAGCCCGCCGCACGGGTGTGGGTCATGCAGACAGACGCATCGTCGATGCTGGTGGAGGTATGGCGGCGCTTCGTTGGCGCCGTTGCTCCAGAGCAGCCAGACTTCAATGTCGCCACTGTCGAGTGTCGACAGGAGACAGGAATCGGCGAGATCGAGGCCATGGGAGAAGAGCTCCCCCTCATGTCGGAGCGCCGGGTGCTCTGGATACGCGACATCCACCGACTCGACGCGCGACAAGGCGAGCGCCTGACGGAGTACCTCGCGAGCGCCTCTCCCCAGACCTGGTTCTTCGTTTCAGCCGGCAAGGACCGCGGAGACGGCGGCGCTTCGGCGAAATCGGAAAGCGGGAGCGAGCAGAAGGAATCCGACGCCGGCCCCGCCACCTCGACAGAGGTGGGCGGAGAGAAGCGAAGGGGGGCGTCCACGCGAATCACGGCGCTGAAGAAATCCCTCGGCAGCGCGTGCCTGCAGGTGAAGGCAGAGGTCGACCCCGACAGGCTTCCAGAGTGGATCGAGGGCGAGCTCGCAGCGCTCGCCCCTGGCGCGACCATCGCCCGAAATGCAGCCGCCGAGCTGATGACCCGCACCAACAAGAGCGCCGCCGCCATTCTCACCGAGCTCGAGAAGCTCGTCTGCTACGTCGGCGATCGCAAGCGCGTTGAAGAGAGCGACGTGCGTGAGACCGTCGCAGACAATGCCGAGCGCATGAGCTGGAACATCACAGACGCGCTCGAGCGCGGCGACGAGAGAGAGGCCCTCGTCGCCCTGCACCAGATGCTCGAGGCCGAGGTGCACCCCCTAATGGTGCTGGGCTGGTTCTCATCGCGCTATCGCACCCTTCTCAAGGTCAAGGGACTTGCTGGCGCGGGGGAATCGGCCGAGCGCATCTCCTCCGCAACGCGATGGCCTTCCTGGAAGATCGAGAAGACGTTGCGCGAGACACGCGCCATGAGCGTTCCGGTGCTCGAGCGAACCATCGAAGAGATCCTCGCGGCCGACCTGGCGCTCAAGACGGGAAACCGACACGAGCGATTCGTGCTCGAGCTTCTCATCATGCGGCTGTCGGGGCTGTTCAACCCGCGTCGCGGCAGCGCTCGACCGTAGGGTGGCAGAACAGCTCGACACGCATCATTGCGGATGTAGAGGAACTCGCACCCAAACCACGAAACTCTTGCGGCAGGCATGGACCCGCGGCGCGCCAAGACGTCTCGACGTCAAGACGCGCCGCCTGTGCCTATCAGCCTGCTCGATGCGAGTGCCGCCTGCTGCGCGGCCTCGAGCCCGCACCCTGCGGCGCCCGGAGCTCCACTGAGCCTCCCCAGCGAGCTGAGGCCGATCTCACGGTTCCCCCGCGCCATCGCGGAACGCCGTGATTGCTGTTCCCGACGTCTCCCGCACGGTCGGGTGACGTCAGTGCTCGCGCCGCGCCTGACGTTCAGACCCACGCATCGTTTCCTCGCGGAAACCGGTTGGATGTTAACACAATGGTGCTGATCCAACTGCAGGTGGGTGCTATTATGTGGCCGGACGCGAAGTGAATGACGCTTGGAGGCGCCGATATGTACGACATCGGTCAGAAGGTCATCCATCCCCTGCACGGAGTAGGCGTGGTCGAGATGGTCGAGGAGAAGACGATCCTTGACAAGGTGAATCGGTTTGCGGTCATCTCGTTCCAGAACGACCGACTCAAGATCATGGTCAACCTAGACCAGAGCAACACCCTCATCCGAGATCTCGTCAGCAAGGAAGAGGTCCCCAAGGTCCTCAAGTTCCTGCGACGCTGCAAGAGCGATCTCCCCGTGAAATCGTCGGAGCGCTACAACGTGAACCTGAAGAAGATCAAGAGCGCCGACGTCTACCAGGTCGCCGAGGTCATCAAGGACCTCTCCGATCTGAGCCAGGTGAAGAAGCTCTCCCCGAAAGAGCTCGCCATGCTCAAGCAGACCAAGAAGCTGCTGAGCACCGAGTTCTCCTACATCACCGAGATGACGCCCGAGGAGATCGAAGAGATGATCGACGAATCGTGCCGCGTGGAAGTCA
The DNA window shown above is from Pseudomonadota bacterium and carries:
- the holA gene encoding DNA polymerase III subunit delta, with the protein product MNELGYTEALAVLGEGQPAARVWVMQTDASSMLVEVWRRFVGAVAPEQPDFNVATVECRQETGIGEIEAMGEELPLMSERRVLWIRDIHRLDARQGERLTEYLASASPQTWFFVSAGKDRGDGGASAKSESGSEQKESDAGPATSTEVGGEKRRGASTRITALKKSLGSACLQVKAEVDPDRLPEWIEGELAALAPGATIARNAAAELMTRTNKSAAAILTELEKLVCYVGDRKRVEESDVRETVADNAERMSWNITDALERGDEREALVALHQMLEAEVHPLMVLGWFSSRYRTLLKVKGLAGAGESAERISSATRWPSWKIEKTLRETRAMSVPVLERTIEEILAADLALKTGNRHERFVLELLIMRLSGLFNPRRGSARP